GTAAAAGTAGTTCAATGTATGCTTATACAAGGTACTGACATTTTATTTATTAAAGGATTTGTTCGTAAAAATATTGAATTCGCAACAAGAGAATGCTCAAGTCATCATGGAATGTGTGGAGATATTCGTCACTGTACAGTAGATGTTCCTTTTGAATGTACAACAGTAGTTAGATTTAATGGTACATGTCCAGCACCTCTTATTACTAATACATCAAATGAATTTGAATTTTTTACATCAAAAGAATTATCAAATGATTTTGCTGAAAAAGATAGACTATTATCAGGAGATTTATCAGAGTTTAATCAAATCAGCACAGAATTTTTTAATGAACTAGTATTTTGTGAATTAATAAGTGCTAAAATTGTTGAGTTCGACGAGTTTTTACATCGTGAACGTCCAAAGCATACAGATCTACCTGTAGGAGAAAAAGTATTCACAAAAATTGAAGAAAAAATGGTTATAGCTCTTACACTTAAACTTTTACAAAATAGACAGGTTGCAATTGGTCGAACTAGTAGAGAGTGCCCAACAGAACAAGAATGTCCTAGAGAGTGTCCAAGAGAACAAGAACGTCATAGAGTTTGCCCAATAGAACAAGAATGTCCTAGGGTTTACTAAACATATCAAGAATAACATTTTACTAATAGGGTATGTAAAGCTGCATACCCTATTTTATTCTTATATAAAAAAGAGCACTAGAGAAAAATATATTGTACTTCCATACTATGTTGCATATAAAAATGTGTGAAGGATTTGTTGAAAATATATTAAAAAACAAAAAAATAGAAAATTATAAATAAGATTTAATGTATTAATTAAACAACACATCAGATTAGTTTGTATTCAATTATTTTATAGGTGTTTATAAATTACATAATTTCGGGGATGAAACTGCTTAAAATTGAATTTAGAGCTTTATAAGACTTTACAAAAATCTTCTCATAATTAATTTGCAACTAACAAATAAGGGTGAAGAATTTGCAAATTTAAGATTCAACCCATAAAATCCTCAAAGAGATAATATTTATAAAATACAAAATCCCTCAAACACTGATGTTTGAGGGATTTCTTTGTTTTTATATTTTATTCCAGAGTATTAGCCAAATGTTGATTAATAATATACAAACTTTTTCATTGTAAGTTGTAATTTTCGAATGAAAAAATGAAGATTTCCCAGGAAATAATCATATTATAAATAAATATGTCGAAATATATTAGCTTAAACTTCTTTCAATAGTATTAATTGATGTAGATATAGAATTTACTTGTTTTGATAAATTATCAAGTTCATTTGTTACAGATTCATCTTTAATGCGACTATTATTGTTATCTACCATTAACAATTGTATTGCTGACAAGCACTCTTTAATCTTATCATTGTGCATCTTTAATTGATTCATCTGATCTATTACATGTTCTTTATCTTTATTATTTTCCATTTATATCCTCCTAACGTATATTTTCAAATATATTTTCCCCTTAAACTACTAAATTATTAATTAATTATACATGAATGAATAATTAATTATGTAGTGAAACAACCTATACAATTCATATAATAATAAGCAATAAAGATAAAGCAAGGGAAGGAGGAATTATAAGTTGAGATTAATTATTGTACGTAAATATTGGATAATTAGAATTTGCCTATTATTGATTTCAATCACAGTATTAATTGCATCATTTAATTATTATAAAACTATAGAGACATATAGTATTCCTACAACAGCTAAAGTAATAGTTATAGACCCTGGGCATGGTGGGTTCGACCCTGGTAAATTAGGACATAATGGTAAGCATGAGAAGGAAATTAATTTAGCAATTTCATTATATCTACGTGAATATTTAGAACAAAGTGGTTCTATTGTAATTATGACTAGAGAAGAGGATATTGATTTATATATAGATGATGGTAGCAATAGAAAAATGAAAAGCATAGACTTAACAAACAGGAAAAATATTGTAATAGAAAATGAACCACATGTTTTTTTATCTATTCACGTAAATAGTTTTACGCAATCTAAGTACTATGGTGCTCAAACCTTCTATCCAAAGAATAATGAGAGTGGAAGGCAATTGGCTAATATGATTCAGGAAGAATTGGTTAGGGTATTAGACAATGACAATAAGAGGGTACCTTTACAAAATGATTCTGTTTATATAATAAAAGAGTTAGACATCCCCACAGTTCTAATAGAATGTGGTTTTTTGTCTAACCCTCAAGAAGAGCAAAAACTAAACGACCCACATTACCAGCAAAAAATTGCATGGTCTATTTATGTAGGACTTCAAAGATATTTTAAAATGTCTGTCCAGGGATAATCATATCTATTATACCTATTGCAATTGCACCCAAAATAGCTCCCCACATTGTGACTCTCATAGTAGGTATCAAAAATTGGGTTCCATAAAGCACAATTGCCGCTATAATAAAACCAGAAAATCCTCTACCAAAAGGTGAAGCATGTAGGCCTGTTACTCTTTGAATTAAATAATCAACAACTGAAATAACTACAGCTGCTAGCAATACTGCCCAAATGCCGCGAATAGTAAAACCTGGAGTAAGGAATGCGGCAACTGATAGGACTATGGCGGAAAGTATAACTCTCAATATTAAACTTCCCCAACCATCAGCATGTTGTGTTCTGTTGTTGTTGTTTTGTTCTTCAGACATATAAACACTCCTTTACAAAATAATTATAGTTAGCTTGTAGCCTAATATAATTATCTGTAGAATTGATTAAATTTATTCTTATAATAGAATATCTTCTTATTTAAATCATTAATATTGTGTTGAATTAACTTGTTTCTTATGGATATACTGAAATTATAGCAGAATTTATTTGTATTGGAGGAACTAAAGATGAGTGATAAATGTAATGGATGCTCCCATAGTGTTGAAGGCAAATGCACTTCTAATAGTTGTATTGTGCCAGAAAAAGAAAATGAATTTAGCAGAATAAAAAATGTTATTGGTATTATGAGTGGTAAAGGAGGAGTTGGTAAATCATCAGTTACATCAATGCTGGCATCAAGCTTAGCAAAAAAAGGATATTTAGTAGGTATTTTAGATGGTGACATAACAGGACCTAGTATTCCAAAGCTATTTGGACTAAAAGGACCCGCGAAACAATTAGATCAGAGTATTGTACCTATTGTAGCAGAAAATGGTGTAAAGGTAATGTCGATGAACTTGTTGCTACCAAATGAAACAGAACCTGTAATTTGGAGAGGTCCTGTAGTTGGTGGTGTAGTAAAACAATTTTGGACAGATGTTTCATGGGGAGAACTGGACTATCTGCTAATTGATTTCCCACCAGGTACAGGAGATGTGGCCCTTACAGTAATGCAGTCTATTCCTATAGAGGGTATTGTAATGGTAACATCACCTCAAAGTCTTGTATCTATGATTGTAACTAAGGGTATTAATATGGCAGAAAAAATGAATATACCGGTTATAGGTTTAATAGAAAATATGAGCTATGTACAGCCCCCATCATATCCAGAACCATACTATTTATTTGGAAAAGGAAAAACAGAAGAGGTAGCAAATGAGCTTGGAATCGATTTTTTAGGGAATATTTCAATTGAAAAAGAGTTTGTAGAACTATCAGATCGTGGTAGAGTGTTTGAATATAAAAACACCATTTTTGATGAAATAGCAGATAAATTAGTTAAAAAATTAAAATAAAAATATTGTACAAATAAAATGCCTAGATAGTTTAATTATATGATAAACCCTAGGTATTTTATTTTTAGTATAAAGAAAAATATAAAATTTAAAAGGTATTTACAAAAAAATGAATAAATATAATATATTAAGTACTATG
This region of Alkaliphilus flagellatus genomic DNA includes:
- a CDS encoding CsxC family protein codes for the protein VKVVQCMLIQGTDILFIKGFVRKNIEFATRECSSHHGMCGDIRHCTVDVPFECTTVVRFNGTCPAPLITNTSNEFEFFTSKELSNDFAEKDRLLSGDLSEFNQISTEFFNELVFCELISAKIVEFDEFLHRERPKHTDLPVGEKVFTKIEEKMVIALTLKLLQNRQVAIGRTSRECPTEQECPRECPREQERHRVCPIEQECPRVY
- the cwlD gene encoding N-acetylmuramoyl-L-alanine amidase CwlD produces the protein MRLIIVRKYWIIRICLLLISITVLIASFNYYKTIETYSIPTTAKVIVIDPGHGGFDPGKLGHNGKHEKEINLAISLYLREYLEQSGSIVIMTREEDIDLYIDDGSNRKMKSIDLTNRKNIVIENEPHVFLSIHVNSFTQSKYYGAQTFYPKNNESGRQLANMIQEELVRVLDNDNKRVPLQNDSVYIIKELDIPTVLIECGFLSNPQEEQKLNDPHYQQKIAWSIYVGLQRYFKMSVQG
- a CDS encoding phage holin family protein, coding for MSEEQNNNNRTQHADGWGSLILRVILSAIVLSVAAFLTPGFTIRGIWAVLLAAVVISVVDYLIQRVTGLHASPFGRGFSGFIIAAIVLYGTQFLIPTMRVTMWGAILGAIAIGIIDMIIPGQTF
- a CDS encoding Mrp/NBP35 family ATP-binding protein translates to MSDKCNGCSHSVEGKCTSNSCIVPEKENEFSRIKNVIGIMSGKGGVGKSSVTSMLASSLAKKGYLVGILDGDITGPSIPKLFGLKGPAKQLDQSIVPIVAENGVKVMSMNLLLPNETEPVIWRGPVVGGVVKQFWTDVSWGELDYLLIDFPPGTGDVALTVMQSIPIEGIVMVTSPQSLVSMIVTKGINMAEKMNIPVIGLIENMSYVQPPSYPEPYYLFGKGKTEEVANELGIDFLGNISIEKEFVELSDRGRVFEYKNTIFDEIADKLVKKLK